In one window of Candidatus Lernaella stagnicola DNA:
- a CDS encoding 2Fe-2S iron-sulfur cluster-binding protein — protein MAELIKVTVNGKEIEVPYDTQLLQACRQAGADVPTLCHNENLKPYGVCRICSVEINEGRKTRIVPSCVYTVRKPVTVETDTPRIRKHRAMLLNLLLARCPGEKVVQDLAAEFGVTEPHPRFEKRNDDCILCGMCVQTCRDIVGVAAIAFEGRGTTRRVTPPFDKENDVCIACGACAYVCPTQCIDFHDEAGTRHLDRWHRETELLVCDKCGRYWLPDAFAHVFHKRMGIDPASLTTCPNCR, from the coding sequence ATGGCCGAGTTGATCAAAGTTACCGTCAACGGCAAGGAGATCGAGGTCCCCTACGACACCCAACTCCTGCAAGCCTGTCGCCAGGCCGGCGCCGATGTGCCGACCCTGTGCCACAACGAAAACCTCAAGCCTTACGGCGTGTGCCGCATTTGCTCGGTGGAAATTAACGAAGGGCGCAAAACGCGCATCGTTCCCTCGTGTGTGTACACGGTGCGAAAGCCGGTCACCGTCGAAACCGACACGCCGCGAATTCGCAAGCATCGGGCCATGCTGCTCAACCTGCTTTTGGCTCGCTGCCCGGGCGAGAAAGTTGTGCAGGATTTAGCGGCGGAGTTCGGCGTCACCGAACCGCACCCGCGTTTCGAGAAGCGCAACGACGACTGCATTTTGTGCGGCATGTGTGTGCAGACCTGTCGTGACATCGTCGGTGTGGCGGCCATCGCGTTTGAAGGTCGCGGCACGACTCGGCGGGTCACGCCGCCGTTCGACAAGGAAAACGACGTTTGCATCGCCTGCGGCGCGTGCGCGTACGTCTGCCCGACCCAGTGCATCGACTTCCACGACGAAGCGGGCACGCGGCACCTGGATCGTTGGCACCGCGAAACCGAACTGTTGGTGTGCGACAAATGCGGCCGATACTGGCTTCCCGACGCTTTCGCGCATGTCTTTCACAAGCGGATGGGCATCGACCCGGCTTCGCTGACGACCTGCCCCAACTGCCGCTGA
- a CDS encoding C25 family cysteine peptidase gives MYFRRFGLAVVLLALVVSAAVAGTKWIAFDGTRATQDLAVYVTTNTAQSLSFSVHIPTVRIQEITAEDEVWQQLDFKRASIHARPGEPQVPVVTRWIAVPQGADVRIKVDAGKYKELEGINHFPAQIPPVDCYTGDDDPGFSCGPVYERDAFFPGAFYSTEGPTSVRGMRLLRLDLFPVQVNPVTEVARIYSTLNVDVSFTGGQGRFFTDRRANGFQKIYDIAMNRMAFRDEPAPALTGKSPTGAEYLMIVPPTWTDAIAPLAEWKTLQGYDTEVYTTDDSGTTCESVKAFMQNAYDTWDPAPEFVLFVGDAEFINPCYEVYDYGEYIGSDLHFCQLEGDDEWPECASGRISVDTAAELEDRVADILMYERNPLSGAAYDDYYSTAVNAAYFQPGWSSSSEAERRFCRTSEEIYQWFNYAMVDSPFDAYRLFFTDSSADPMYWNQATYNWTPDWWAGLGYDDYNIPPELLRTNGFAWDAGATDIAAMVNAGAAFVTHRDHGGVDGWSEPAFSNSDVQALANGDKLVALWSINCLTGYFDNETGSGSHAMAFTEEWERHPNGGAVGILASTRVSYSGRNDRMVWGWMDSHFPEYEPNWPETKVPNDPEWRMGLVLTYGKLYMDHYYQDDPYRLAGITEFHWFGDPTMEMWAGVPGTMTVSHLPIIPMGAASFSVDVNVDGALVALVQDGIILGKAISSAGTAEIAFDGPITVVEDVNITVTRRQYRPYEETVMVGATDDGVVNLNRAMYTEDDTIEVSVSDAGLIGLGTYSLHIDSDSETGGEDILCTELVIGDGPTGSFFGSIEVTTAPATANGVLSIGDGDTVTLYYHDDDTGSGSPADKTDTAYADTAAPTFAGAVSAVGSDHRMTITWHAATDLTPPITYQIYRAETSGGQVFTTPLAETGDTQFVDTGLPNLVEYFYVVRATDSLGHQDTNTAEVSDYTVGPVTIWEEDFDPDGIPASWEIIDGGNTGPNLRWNTENFGGRTSDMFDGLFAIADSDETGSGPDWDDYMITEAINCSGYSGIRLLMTHYYHSLTGDQATLYISTDGGDTWEEVVDYTGSSREQAEDIDVSEWADGQSDVRFSFYYAGDYDWWWGVDNLELIGQVDDAPPIIEDFAASTVAGPAPLTVNFDATTSGQVSSCEWDFGDGNLSYEMAPTHVYDEVDTFAVTLTIENPYGADTLTKNAYIEVSCPAPVVDFEADVTEGETPLEVSFTDLSDAYEGCDPTSIAWDFGDGTTVPDVNNPSHTYDAPGTYTVSLTYTTEYGDGEFVEEKVDYIDVVCGLPVVDFEADVTEGEAPLTVQFTDLSDVATGCEIDSWTWGYGVDQASLTTVQEQNPEITFEEPGVYHIALRVTNEAGADNELKASYITVTEAGSDDDATDDDDDDDNDDDASDDDAADDDAVDDDDNNDDDDSGGCGS, from the coding sequence ATGTATTTTAGACGTTTTGGCCTGGCCGTCGTGTTGCTGGCGCTGGTCGTTTCGGCCGCAGTCGCCGGCACGAAATGGATTGCCTTCGACGGCACACGCGCAACGCAGGATCTCGCTGTATACGTCACGACGAATACGGCGCAATCCTTATCGTTTTCTGTACACATTCCCACGGTTCGCATTCAAGAAATTACCGCCGAGGACGAGGTGTGGCAGCAGCTTGATTTCAAGCGGGCCAGCATTCACGCCCGACCCGGCGAGCCGCAAGTGCCGGTCGTGACGCGCTGGATCGCCGTGCCCCAAGGTGCGGACGTACGCATCAAAGTCGACGCCGGCAAATACAAAGAACTCGAAGGCATCAACCATTTCCCCGCGCAGATTCCGCCCGTGGATTGCTATACCGGCGACGACGACCCCGGCTTTAGCTGCGGCCCCGTGTACGAGCGGGATGCCTTCTTCCCCGGCGCCTTCTACAGCACCGAAGGCCCGACCTCCGTGCGCGGCATGCGCTTGCTGCGCCTCGACCTCTTCCCGGTCCAGGTGAACCCTGTCACGGAAGTGGCTCGGATTTATTCCACACTCAACGTGGACGTGAGTTTCACCGGCGGCCAAGGGCGCTTCTTCACCGACCGCCGCGCGAACGGCTTCCAGAAAATTTACGACATTGCGATGAACCGCATGGCGTTCCGCGACGAGCCGGCGCCCGCACTGACGGGCAAAAGCCCGACCGGCGCCGAGTACCTGATGATCGTACCGCCGACGTGGACCGACGCCATCGCGCCGCTGGCCGAATGGAAAACCCTGCAGGGCTACGACACTGAGGTGTACACGACCGACGATTCAGGCACGACCTGCGAATCGGTCAAAGCCTTTATGCAAAACGCCTATGACACTTGGGACCCGGCGCCCGAATTCGTTTTGTTCGTGGGTGACGCCGAGTTCATCAATCCTTGCTACGAAGTCTACGACTACGGCGAATACATCGGCTCCGACCTTCACTTCTGCCAGCTCGAAGGCGACGACGAATGGCCCGAATGCGCCAGCGGCCGCATCAGTGTCGACACCGCAGCGGAGTTGGAAGACCGCGTCGCCGACATCCTGATGTACGAACGCAATCCGCTCTCGGGCGCGGCGTACGACGACTATTACAGCACCGCCGTGAACGCGGCGTATTTCCAGCCCGGCTGGAGCAGCAGCAGCGAGGCCGAGCGTCGTTTCTGCCGCACCAGCGAAGAGATCTATCAGTGGTTCAATTACGCGATGGTCGACAGCCCCTTCGACGCCTATCGGCTCTTCTTCACCGATAGCTCTGCCGACCCGATGTACTGGAACCAGGCGACCTACAACTGGACCCCCGACTGGTGGGCGGGCTTGGGCTACGACGATTACAACATCCCGCCCGAATTACTGCGCACCAACGGCTTTGCCTGGGATGCCGGCGCGACTGACATTGCCGCAATGGTCAATGCGGGCGCGGCTTTCGTGACCCACCGTGACCACGGCGGCGTCGACGGCTGGTCGGAACCCGCCTTCTCCAACAGCGACGTGCAGGCCCTGGCCAACGGCGACAAGCTCGTCGCGTTGTGGTCGATCAATTGCTTGACCGGCTATTTCGATAACGAAACCGGCAGCGGCAGCCACGCGATGGCGTTCACCGAAGAGTGGGAACGTCATCCGAACGGCGGCGCGGTCGGCATTCTGGCATCTACCCGCGTGTCTTACTCGGGCCGTAACGACCGCATGGTCTGGGGCTGGATGGACTCGCACTTCCCGGAATACGAGCCGAATTGGCCCGAAACTAAGGTGCCCAACGATCCCGAATGGCGGATGGGCCTCGTGCTGACCTACGGCAAGCTGTACATGGATCACTACTACCAGGACGATCCGTACCGCTTGGCGGGCATCACGGAATTCCATTGGTTCGGTGACCCGACGATGGAAATGTGGGCCGGCGTGCCCGGCACGATGACCGTCTCACACCTGCCGATTATTCCGATGGGCGCCGCGAGCTTCTCGGTTGATGTCAACGTGGACGGCGCGCTGGTCGCGCTCGTGCAGGACGGCATCATCCTCGGCAAAGCGATCAGCAGCGCCGGCACGGCGGAAATCGCCTTTGACGGCCCGATCACGGTGGTGGAAGACGTGAACATCACGGTCACCCGCCGCCAGTACCGGCCGTACGAAGAAACCGTGATGGTCGGCGCCACGGATGACGGCGTGGTGAATCTGAACCGCGCCATGTACACCGAAGACGACACGATCGAAGTGAGCGTTTCCGACGCGGGCCTGATCGGCCTGGGTACGTATTCGCTGCACATCGACAGTGATAGTGAAACCGGCGGCGAAGATATCCTCTGCACCGAGTTGGTGATCGGCGACGGTCCCACGGGCAGTTTCTTCGGCTCGATCGAAGTGACGACCGCCCCGGCGACGGCCAACGGTGTGCTGTCGATCGGCGACGGCGACACCGTCACCCTGTACTACCATGACGACGACACCGGCTCGGGATCCCCGGCCGACAAAACCGACACCGCCTACGCCGACACCGCCGCTCCGACCTTTGCCGGCGCGGTCAGCGCCGTAGGCAGCGATCACAGAATGACCATCACCTGGCACGCGGCTACCGATTTGACGCCGCCGATCACCTACCAGATCTACCGCGCCGAAACCTCGGGCGGTCAAGTGTTCACGACGCCGCTGGCGGAAACCGGCGACACGCAGTTTGTCGATACCGGCCTGCCGAACCTGGTCGAGTATTTCTACGTGGTTCGTGCCACCGACTCGTTGGGTCATCAGGACACCAACACGGCGGAAGTGAGCGACTACACCGTCGGACCGGTGACGATCTGGGAAGAGGATTTCGATCCCGACGGTATTCCCGCCAGTTGGGAAATCATCGATGGCGGCAATACGGGTCCCAACTTAAGGTGGAACACGGAAAACTTCGGCGGCCGCACCAGCGATATGTTTGACGGCCTGTTCGCTATCGCGGATTCCGACGAAACCGGCAGCGGTCCCGACTGGGACGACTACATGATCACCGAAGCGATCAACTGCAGCGGGTACTCGGGTATTCGCTTGTTGATGACCCACTACTACCACTCGCTGACCGGCGACCAGGCGACGTTGTATATCTCTACCGACGGCGGCGACACGTGGGAGGAAGTGGTCGACTACACCGGCAGCAGCCGCGAACAAGCCGAAGACATCGACGTATCCGAATGGGCCGACGGCCAGTCCGACGTGCGTTTCTCGTTCTACTACGCGGGCGACTACGACTGGTGGTGGGGCGTGGACAACCTCGAGCTGATCGGCCAAGTGGATGACGCGCCGCCGATCATCGAAGACTTCGCGGCCTCGACGGTGGCCGGCCCTGCGCCGCTGACGGTGAACTTCGACGCGACAACCAGCGGACAGGTTTCCAGTTGCGAATGGGATTTCGGCGACGGCAACCTGTCGTACGAAATGGCGCCGACGCACGTATATGACGAAGTGGACACCTTCGCGGTAACGCTGACGATTGAAAACCCCTACGGGGCCGATACCCTGACGAAAAACGCGTACATCGAAGTCTCGTGTCCCGCACCGGTGGTCGATTTCGAAGCCGACGTGACCGAAGGCGAAACGCCGCTGGAAGTCTCCTTCACCGACCTGTCGGATGCTTACGAAGGCTGCGACCCGACGTCGATCGCCTGGGACTTCGGTGACGGCACCACGGTGCCTGATGTCAACAATCCCAGCCACACCTATGACGCGCCGGGAACCTACACGGTGAGCCTTACCTACACCACCGAGTACGGCGACGGTGAGTTCGTCGAAGAGAAAGTGGATTACATCGACGTCGTTTGCGGCCTGCCCGTCGTCGACTTCGAAGCCGATGTAACCGAAGGCGAAGCGCCGTTGACCGTGCAATTCACGGATCTATCCGACGTGGCCACCGGCTGCGAGATCGATTCCTGGACTTGGGGCTACGGTGTGGATCAAGCGAGCTTGACCACGGTTCAAGAGCAGAACCCCGAAATCACTTTTGAGGAGCCGGGCGTGTACCACATCGCCTTGCGCGTGACGAACGAAGCCGGCGCGGACAACGAACTGAAGGCTTCGTACATTACGGTCACGGAGGCAGGCAGTGACGATGACGCCACCGACGATGATGACGACGACGACAACGATGACGACGCCAGTGATGATGATGCGGCCGACGACGATGCCGTTGATGACGACGACAACAACGACGACGACGATAGCGGCGGCTGCGGTAGTTGA
- a CDS encoding YkgJ family cysteine cluster protein, with protein sequence MALIDTPWGAIRVPDDIPLTISCARCGTCCRAFFLSVTDETLREWQARRDAGDTAGLPPDLDAVLDLFVPLDDPPPTAEGSWFTCRAFDPDRNVCTLFETDPNFRPQACFAFPYIYDWASLHEAPYADCHIVREAVRHLGAGLGANFITWVRTRRGW encoded by the coding sequence ATGGCCCTCATCGACACGCCGTGGGGAGCGATTCGCGTTCCCGACGATATCCCGCTGACGATCTCATGCGCCCGGTGCGGCACGTGTTGCCGCGCGTTTTTCCTGAGTGTCACCGACGAGACCCTGCGCGAGTGGCAGGCGCGCCGTGACGCGGGCGACACCGCCGGGCTGCCGCCCGACCTGGACGCTGTGTTGGATCTTTTCGTGCCGCTTGATGATCCGCCGCCGACCGCGGAGGGGTCGTGGTTCACGTGCCGCGCATTCGACCCCGACCGCAATGTGTGCACGTTGTTCGAGACCGATCCGAATTTCCGGCCGCAGGCGTGCTTCGCTTTTCCGTACATCTACGATTGGGCCTCGCTACACGAGGCGCCCTACGCGGATTGCCATATCGTGCGCGAGGCGGTGCGGCATTTGGGAGCGGGGCTCGGGGCGAACTTCATCACGTGGGTGCGGACGCGACGCGGCTGGTAG
- a CDS encoding efflux RND transporter permease subunit: protein MKGIIRLSVDNPVLVNILMATIMIIGLFAFLDMPRELVSEVKFNWVFVITPWPGASSEEVEQLVTIPIEEEIQDIADIEDIISSSGEGHSFIMVKFRTMDDDVFRSRFLDLKAEIDKVQNLPENTRRDMQVKEFDTTEMVPILTLHLGGPLTELELRKLVIDIRRRVLQVRGVAKAELTGTEDRQVWIEVEPELLEAHGLSPDMIAYALAQANQNVPAGKVRAGREEFLLRTVGRFEDAERIKGVVVRSLPGGAALTIDDIAQVTDGFQERTTISRLNGNKAVSINIAKRSEASTIDIVDDVKALVKEIRPSLPAGVELTWSSDTSKQIEEIMSVLRNNGALGLILVIIFLYLAIGARNALLVAIGIPLTFLATFIFMYYTGHSLNANTLFGLILVLGVVVDDAIIIVENSYRHYQMGKSLRQAAIEGTEEVFMPVVSATMTTVAAFLPLMLMPGIMGKFMRIIPIVVCLVLAASMVEAFVFLPSHFAEWTTKRHRIAPTPAWVKRLQRLYIHILAKIMRRRGWVMVFLVVALIGAGSLTAVVGVELSGSEEINMFQVFVELPTGTSLEVTNDTLEQVERAAMQLPKREVLSIQGTAGLMRTESDWVFANNIGEVVIELPSKKEGRRSLDAIIDDLRTRLTDIPGIAKLEFRKPHGGPPTGRPIDVRVMGGDFDVLEEITDKIQAYLIEVPGVVDVKDNWNSAKKEMRVIVDESAASYYGLDLLKIAAFVRTAFEGQIATRYRDGNDEVEVVVRYPRNFEKDMTTISRLRVPGTGPTGQVVWVPFSAVADLKVVDASPTIERIDQERYIAVSAGIDPAHSNELVTINAGLLDYWDRELSRQYPGYKLDSSGQFKEFEESFAALKRLFLVGVFLIFVILGGQFKSFKQPFIILFTIPFAFIGAMFGLLVAGAPFSIVAMYGMVALAGVAVNDAIVLIDFINKARASGLGTWHSLFRAGSLRLRPILLTTITTIGGLLPTAIGLGGRSETWSPLANVIVFGMLGSTLMTLFVIPCIYRILIDDIPRWRQRRKEKRRTRRALRRGEELPASVEA, encoded by the coding sequence ATGAAGGGCATTATCCGCCTTTCGGTCGATAACCCGGTACTCGTCAACATCTTGATGGCGACGATCATGATTATCGGCCTGTTCGCTTTTCTCGACATGCCGCGCGAACTGGTCAGCGAGGTGAAGTTCAACTGGGTTTTCGTCATCACTCCATGGCCGGGGGCCAGCAGCGAAGAAGTCGAGCAGTTGGTCACGATTCCCATCGAGGAGGAAATCCAGGACATTGCCGACATTGAGGATATCATCAGCAGTTCGGGAGAGGGCCACAGCTTCATCATGGTCAAGTTCCGGACCATGGATGACGACGTGTTCCGCTCGCGCTTTTTGGACTTGAAGGCGGAAATCGACAAGGTTCAGAATCTGCCCGAAAACACCCGCCGCGATATGCAGGTCAAAGAGTTCGACACCACCGAGATGGTGCCCATCCTGACGCTGCACCTGGGCGGGCCGCTGACCGAACTCGAGTTGCGCAAACTGGTGATCGACATTCGACGGCGTGTGCTGCAGGTGCGCGGCGTCGCCAAGGCCGAACTGACCGGCACCGAGGACCGCCAGGTTTGGATCGAGGTCGAGCCGGAACTGCTCGAGGCGCACGGCTTATCACCGGACATGATCGCCTACGCGCTCGCCCAGGCCAATCAAAATGTGCCCGCCGGCAAGGTGCGGGCCGGTCGCGAAGAATTCCTCCTGCGCACCGTGGGTCGCTTTGAGGATGCCGAGCGCATCAAGGGCGTGGTGGTACGCAGCCTGCCGGGCGGCGCCGCACTGACGATCGACGACATCGCGCAAGTCACCGACGGCTTCCAGGAACGGACGACGATTTCACGCCTGAACGGCAACAAGGCCGTGTCGATCAATATCGCCAAGCGCTCCGAAGCCAGCACGATCGACATTGTCGACGACGTCAAGGCGCTGGTGAAAGAGATTCGTCCGTCCTTGCCCGCCGGGGTGGAATTGACCTGGAGTTCCGACACCAGCAAACAAATCGAAGAAATCATGAGCGTGCTGCGCAACAACGGCGCGCTCGGCCTGATCCTGGTGATCATTTTCCTCTACCTGGCCATTGGCGCCCGCAACGCGCTGCTCGTGGCGATCGGCATTCCGCTGACTTTCCTGGCCACGTTCATTTTCATGTACTACACGGGCCATTCGCTCAACGCCAACACGCTTTTCGGCCTCATTCTCGTACTCGGCGTCGTCGTGGATGACGCGATCATCATCGTCGAAAACAGTTACCGACACTATCAGATGGGCAAGTCGCTGCGCCAAGCCGCCATCGAGGGCACGGAAGAGGTTTTCATGCCCGTGGTCTCGGCCACGATGACGACCGTCGCCGCATTTCTGCCCCTCATGCTCATGCCCGGCATCATGGGCAAATTCATGCGCATCATTCCCATCGTCGTGTGTCTCGTGCTGGCCGCGAGCATGGTCGAGGCTTTCGTTTTCTTGCCTTCCCACTTCGCCGAGTGGACCACCAAGCGGCACCGCATCGCGCCGACGCCCGCCTGGGTCAAGCGTTTGCAGAGGCTGTACATCCACATTCTCGCGAAAATCATGCGGCGGCGTGGATGGGTGATGGTCTTTCTCGTCGTGGCGCTGATCGGCGCCGGGTCCTTGACCGCGGTGGTGGGCGTGGAGCTTTCCGGCTCGGAGGAAATCAACATGTTCCAGGTGTTCGTCGAATTGCCGACGGGCACCAGCCTCGAGGTGACGAACGACACGCTGGAACAGGTCGAGCGCGCGGCGATGCAATTGCCCAAGCGAGAGGTGTTATCGATTCAGGGAACCGCCGGGTTGATGCGCACCGAATCCGATTGGGTCTTCGCCAACAACATCGGCGAGGTGGTGATCGAACTCCCCAGCAAGAAAGAGGGGCGGCGTTCGCTGGATGCAATCATTGACGACCTGCGGACGCGGCTGACCGACATCCCCGGCATTGCCAAACTCGAGTTCCGCAAGCCGCACGGCGGCCCGCCGACCGGAAGGCCCATTGACGTGCGGGTGATGGGCGGCGATTTCGACGTCCTGGAGGAAATCACCGACAAGATACAGGCCTACCTTATCGAGGTGCCGGGCGTCGTGGACGTGAAAGACAACTGGAACAGCGCCAAGAAGGAAATGCGGGTGATCGTCGACGAATCGGCCGCTTCCTATTACGGGCTGGACTTGTTGAAAATCGCCGCTTTCGTGCGCACCGCCTTTGAAGGGCAGATCGCCACGCGCTATCGCGACGGCAACGACGAAGTCGAGGTGGTCGTGCGCTACCCGCGCAACTTCGAAAAAGATATGACCACGATCTCTCGCCTGCGGGTGCCGGGCACCGGGCCGACCGGCCAGGTGGTTTGGGTGCCGTTTTCCGCTGTCGCCGATCTGAAAGTCGTCGATGCATCGCCGACGATCGAGCGCATCGACCAGGAGCGCTACATCGCCGTGTCGGCCGGTATCGACCCCGCTCACAGCAACGAGCTGGTCACGATCAACGCGGGACTCCTGGATTACTGGGATCGCGAACTCTCGCGGCAGTATCCCGGTTACAAACTCGATAGCAGCGGCCAGTTCAAGGAATTCGAAGAGTCTTTCGCGGCGCTCAAACGGCTTTTCCTGGTCGGCGTGTTTCTTATTTTCGTGATCCTGGGCGGGCAATTTAAGAGCTTCAAGCAGCCCTTCATCATCCTGTTCACGATTCCCTTCGCCTTCATCGGCGCGATGTTCGGTTTGCTCGTGGCCGGCGCGCCGTTTTCCATCGTGGCGATGTACGGCATGGTCGCGCTGGCGGGGGTGGCGGTTAACGACGCCATCGTGCTGATCGATTTCATCAACAAGGCGCGCGCTTCCGGGCTGGGCACGTGGCACAGCCTGTTCCGCGCCGGATCTCTCAGGCTGCGGCCAATTTTGCTGACGACCATCACGACGATCGGCGGCCTGCTGCCCACGGCCATCGGGCTCGGGGGGCGTAGCGAAACCTGGTCGCCGCTGGCCAACGTCATTGTCTTCGGCATGCTCGGTTCCACGCTGATGACCCTCTTCGTCATCCCGTGTATCTATCGCATTTTGATCGACGACATCCCGCGCTGGCGGCAACGGCGTAAGGAAAAACGCCGCACGCGACGCGCCCTGCGACGGGGCGAAGAACTGCCGGCGAGCGTCGAAGCTTAG
- a CDS encoding efflux RND transporter periplasmic adaptor subunit, translating to MTQNGQTNNRRRWVVIGLFVLFLAATITVAVLNRTLSQSEQLAGQVERDRWPVNIVTVQAQPFVERIVQTGILQALEEAQLNAEVSARVREIRADLGDRVRKGQSLVILDASAYQLAFRSANAQLAEAKTMTKLYGDQRDRAKKLLAQGHLSQEEFDMVVGNADSAEAKTRLAEAQLATARRNLAETIIRAPFAGRISERLASPGELVSPGTPVITMVKDGVVKVDLALSESRILLVKKGMVAPVTVPAVAEREFPGRITRTGVAAARGSGAFPVRVEIDNDDGMLMAGMRATVEIELDRIPDAVVVTRDEVVRQNQKDLVYVAVEKDGEFTAASRPVVLGSRSGQQVRIVEGLAPGDLLITVGQNSVKHGSPLTIVEKDGERVAPPVGAAAAPTPDEPATEG from the coding sequence ATGACGCAGAACGGGCAGACGAACAACCGGCGGCGTTGGGTGGTAATTGGTTTATTCGTGTTGTTTCTGGCGGCGACGATCACGGTCGCGGTCTTGAACCGTACGCTGAGCCAATCGGAACAACTCGCCGGACAAGTCGAACGAGACCGCTGGCCCGTCAACATCGTGACCGTGCAGGCGCAGCCCTTCGTGGAGCGTATCGTCCAAACGGGAATTTTGCAGGCCTTGGAAGAAGCGCAACTCAACGCCGAAGTGTCGGCGCGCGTGCGCGAGATCCGGGCCGATCTGGGCGACCGGGTCCGCAAAGGCCAGTCCTTGGTGATTCTCGACGCCTCCGCGTACCAGCTTGCGTTTCGCAGCGCCAACGCTCAGTTGGCCGAAGCGAAAACCATGACCAAGTTGTACGGCGACCAACGGGACCGCGCGAAAAAGCTCTTGGCCCAAGGGCATCTAAGCCAGGAAGAATTCGACATGGTTGTCGGCAACGCTGATTCCGCCGAAGCCAAGACGCGGCTGGCCGAAGCTCAATTGGCCACGGCTCGGCGTAATCTTGCCGAAACGATCATTCGCGCGCCATTTGCCGGGCGGATCAGTGAACGACTCGCCAGCCCCGGCGAATTGGTCAGCCCCGGTACGCCGGTGATCACCATGGTCAAAGACGGTGTCGTGAAAGTGGATCTCGCCCTGTCGGAAAGCCGGATACTCCTCGTGAAAAAAGGCATGGTGGCCCCGGTTACCGTGCCTGCGGTGGCCGAGCGCGAATTCCCCGGCCGCATTACCCGCACCGGCGTGGCGGCGGCGCGCGGCAGCGGCGCGTTCCCGGTGCGCGTGGAAATCGATAACGACGACGGCATGCTGATGGCGGGCATGCGCGCCACGGTGGAAATCGAACTGGACCGCATTCCCGACGCGGTGGTCGTCACCCGCGATGAAGTTGTGCGGCAGAATCAGAAAGACTTGGTGTACGTCGCCGTGGAAAAAGACGGCGAGTTTACCGCCGCGTCCCGGCCCGTCGTGCTCGGGTCACGCAGCGGCCAGCAAGTGCGCATCGTGGAAGGCCTGGCGCCGGGCGACCTGCTGATCACGGTGGGACAAAACTCCGTCAAGCACGGCAGCCCATTGACCATCGTGGAAAAGGACGGCGAGCGCGTCGCGCCACCGGTCGGAGCAGCCGCGGCGCCCACACCGGATGAACCGGCGACGGAGGGCTGA